In a genomic window of Urocitellus parryii isolate mUroPar1 chromosome 11, mUroPar1.hap1, whole genome shotgun sequence:
- the Nppa gene encoding natriuretic peptides A: MGSFSAVAVSLLLFLLFQLPGQAGAKPVYSAVSSADLADFKNLLDRLEEKMPLESEVPSRVRGEQNEEAGPDVPDEASWTGEVSPDQGDGAGPGPDPWDSADRSAFLRNKPTAPRSLPRSSCFGGRMDRIGAHSGLGCNSFRSQIAKPNVFLFVVRKITAWPGRLQETLNQGSHQVWSHRIATESG; encoded by the exons ATGGGCTCCTTCTCCGCCGTCGCCGTgagcctcctcctcttcctgctgttCCAGCTTCCAGGCCAAGCGGGAGCCAAGCCCGTGTACAGCGCCGTGTCCAGCGCAGACCTGGCGGATTTCAAG AATTTGCTAGACCGTTTGGAGGAGAAGATGCCTTTAGAAAGTGAGGTTCCCTCACGAGTCCGAGGCGAGCAGAATGAAGAAGCAGGGCCAGATGTCCCTGACGAGGCTTCCTGGACCGGGGAGGTCAGCCCAGACCAGGGAGATGGGGCTGGCCCCGGGCCGGACCCCTGGGACTCTGCTGATCGCTCTGCCTTTTTGAGAAACAAGCCGACGGCCCCTCGGAGCCTGCCGAGATCCAGCTGTTTCGGGGGAAGGATGGACAGGATTGGAGCCCACAGTGGCCTGGGCTGTAACAGCTTCCGG AGCCAGATCGCCAAGCCGAATGTCTTTCTCTTTGTAGTACGGAAGATAACAGCCTGGCCGGGCAGACTGCAGGAGACCCTCAACCAGGGGTCTCACCAAGTTTGGTCTCATCGCATTGCCACTGAGTCGGGATGA
- the Clcn6 gene encoding H(+)/Cl(-) exchange transporter 6: MAGCRGSLCCCCRWCCCCGENETRTPEELTILGETQEGEDEILPRKDYESLDYDRCINDPYLEVLETMDNKKGRRYEAVKWMMVFAIGVCTGLVGLLVDFFVRLFTQLKFGVVQTSVEEYSQKGYLALSLLELLGFNLTFVFLASLLVLIEPVAAGSGIPEIKCYLNGVKVPGIVRLRTLLCKVFGVLFSVAGGLFVGKEGPMIHSGAVVGAGLPQFQSISLRKIQFNFPYFRSDRDKRDFVSAGAAAGVAAAFGAPIGGTLFSLEEGSSFWNQGLTWKVLFCSMSATFTLNFFRSGIQFGSWGSFQLPGLLNFGEFKCSDSDKKCHLWTAMDLGFFIVMGVIGGLLGATFNCLNKRLAKYRMRNVHPKPKLVRVLESLLVSLVTTVVVFVASMVLGECRQMSSSSQVGNGSFQLQVTSEDVNSSIKTFFCPNDTYNDMATLFFNPQESAILQLFHQDGTFSPITLGLFFVLYFLLACWTYGISVPSGLFVPSLLCGAAFGRLVANVLKSYIGLGHIYSGTFALIGASAFLGGVVRMTISLTVILIESTNEITYGLPIMITLMVAKWTGDFFNKGIYDIHVGLRGVPLLEWETEVEMDKLRASDIMEPNLTYVYPHTRIQSLVSILRTTVHHAFPVVTENRGNEKEFMKGNQLISNNIKFKKSSILTRAGEQRKRSQSMKSYPSSELRNMCDEHVASEEPSEKEDLLQQMLERRYTPYPNLYPDQSPSEDWTMEERFRPLTFHGLILRSQLVTLLVRGVCYSESQSSASQPRLSYAEMAEDYPRYPDIHDLDLTLLNPRMIVDVTPYMNPSPFTVSPNTHVSQVFNLFRTMGLRHLPVVNAVGEIVGIITRHNLTSEFLQARLRQHYQTL, encoded by the exons AGTTTGGACTATGACCGTTGCATCAATGACCCTTACTTGGAAGTTTTGGAGACGATGGATAATAAG AAAGGCCGAAGGTACGAAGCGGTGAAGTGGATGATGGTGTTCGCCATTGGAGTCTGCACTGGGCTG GTGGGTCTCCTTGTGGACTTTTTTGTCCGACTCTTCACCCAGCTCAAGTTTGGAGTGGTTCAGACGT CGGTGGAGGAGTACAGCCAGAAGGGCTACCTCGCCCTGTCCCTCCTGGAGCTCCTGGGCTTTAACCTGACCTTCGTCTTCTTGGCGAGCCTCCTTGTCCTCATCGAG CCAGTGGCAGCGGGTTCTGGGATACCTGAGATCAAATGCTACTTGAATGGCGTGAAGGTGCCAGGAATCGTCCGGCTCCGAACCCTGCTCTGTAAAGTCTTTGGAGTGCTGTTCAGTGTGGCTGGAG GGCTCTTTGTGGGGAAGGAAGGCCCTATGATCCACAGCGGGGCCGTGGTGGGAGCTGGCCTCCCTCAG TTTCAGAGCATCTCCTTACGGAAGATCCAGTTTAACTTCCCCTATTTCCGAAGCGACAG aGACAAGCGAGACTTTGTGTCAGCAGGGGCTGCTGCTGGGGTCGCTGCAGCTTTCGGGGCCCCGATTGGGGGCACCTTGTTCAGCCTGGAGGAGGGCTCGTCCTTCTGGAACCAGGGGCTCACATGGAAAGTG CTCTTCTGTTCCATGTCTGCCACCTTCACCCTCAACTTCTTTCGTTCTGGGATTCAGTTTGGAAGTTGGGGTTCCTTCCAGCTCCCTGGATTGCTGAACTTTGGCGAGTTTAAG TGCTCTGACTCTGATAAAAAATGTCATCTCTGGACAGCTATGGACCTGGGTTTCTTCATCGTGATGGGGGTCATCGGGGGCCTCCTGGGGGCCACGTTCAACTGCCTGAACAAGAGGCTTGCCAAGTACCGCATGCGAAACGTGCACCCGAAACCCAAGCTGGTCAG GGTCTTGGAGAGCCTCTTGGTGTCCCTGGTGACCACCGTGGTGGTGTTTGTGGCCTCGATGGTGTTAGGAGAATGCCGACAGATGTCCTCTTCGAGTCAAGTGGGTAACGGCTCATTCCAGCTCCAG GTCACATCAGAAGATGTGAATTCAAGTATCAAGACATTTTTTTGTCCCAATGATACCTACAATGACATGGCTACCCTCTTCTTCAATCCCCAAGAGTCTGCCATCCTCCAGCTCTTCCACCAGGACG GTACTTTCAGCCCCATCACCCTGGGCTTGTTCTTCGTCCTCTACTTCCTGCTTGCATGTTGGACTTACGGCATTTCTGTGCCAAGTGGCCTGTTTGTGCCTTCTCTGCTGTGTGGAGCTGCTTTTGGACGTTTAGTCGCCAATGTCTTGAAAAG CTACATCGGATTGGGCCACATATATTCAGGGACCTTTGCCCTGATTGGTGCCTCGGCTTTCTTGGGTGGGGTCGTCCGGATGACCATCAGTCTCACGGTCATCCTGATAGAGTCCACCAACGAGATCACTTACGGACTTCCCATTATGATCACTCTGATG GTGGCTAAATGGACAGGAGACTTTTTCAATAAGGGCATTTATGACATCCACGTGGGCCTGCGAGGTGTGCCACTTCTGGAGTGGGAGACAGAGGTGGAGATGGACAA GTTGCGAGCCAGTGACATCATGGAGCCCAACCTGACCTACGTCTACCCGCACACCCGCATCCAGTCTCTGGTTAGCATCCTGCGTACCACGGTCCACCACGCCTTCCCCGTGGTCACAGAGAACAGGGGCAATGAGAAGGAGTTCATGAAGGGCAACCAGCTCATCAGCAACAACATCAAGTTCAAG AAATCCAGCATCCTCACCCGGGCCGGCGAGCAGCGCAAGCGCAGCCAGTCCATGAAGTCCTACCCGTCCAGTGAGCTGCGCAACATGTGTGACGAGCACGTGGCCTCCGAGGAGCCCAGTGAGAAGGAGGACCTCCTGCAGCAGATGCTGGAGCGGAG ATACACCCCCTACCCCAACCTATACCCTGACCAGTCCCCGAGCGAAGACTGGACCATGGAGGAGCGCTTCCGCCCGCTCACCTTCCACGGCCTCATCCTGCGCTCCCAGCTCGTCACCTTGCTCGTCCGAGGAGTGTGTTACTCTGAGAGTCAGTCG AGTGCCAGCCAGCCGCGCCTCTCCTATGCCGAGATGGCCGAGGACTACCCGCGGTACCCCGACATCCATGACCTGGACCTGACACTGCTGAACCCCCGGATGATTGTG GATGTCACTCCATACATGAACCCTTCGCCCTTCACCGTGTCCCCCAACACCCACGTCTCCCAAGTCTTCAACCTGTTCAGGACAATGGGGCTGCGCCACCTACCAGTGGTGAATGCCGTGGGAGAG ATTGTTGGCATCATCACGCGGCACAACCTGACATCCGAGTTCCTGCAGGCCCGCCTGCGGCAGCACTACCAGACCCTCTGA